From one Bacteroides eggerthii genomic stretch:
- a CDS encoding HD domain-containing protein — protein MIPQALILYIETEIIPRYEQFDKAHNLSHVQAVIEESLALAKLYPEADERLAYTIAAYHDTGLCRDRATHHLVSGEIIAEDANLLQWFGKEEIEIMREAVEDHRASTDHEPRSIYGKIVAEADRIIDPDTTLRRTVQYGLKQNPAADETWHYQRFYDHLMEKYAPGGYLKLWFPHSKNARQLKELQAIIADEVRLRSIFHQMFEEEKR, from the coding sequence ATGATACCCCAGGCACTTATCCTCTACATTGAGACAGAGATTATCCCCCGGTACGAGCAATTTGACAAGGCACATAACCTTTCGCATGTGCAGGCAGTCATTGAAGAAAGCCTCGCCCTTGCCAAACTTTATCCTGAAGCAGACGAACGCCTCGCATATACCATAGCGGCCTATCATGATACAGGACTTTGCCGGGACCGCGCCACACATCACCTTGTTTCAGGAGAAATCATAGCGGAGGATGCCAACCTCCTGCAATGGTTCGGCAAAGAAGAAATAGAAATTATGCGTGAGGCCGTAGAAGACCACCGGGCCTCCACCGACCATGAACCACGCAGTATCTATGGCAAAATCGTAGCCGAAGCCGACCGTATCATAGATCCGGACACCACGTTGCGCCGTACCGTACAATACGGGCTAAAGCAAAACCCTGCAGCCGACGAAACATGGCACTACCAACGTTTCTACGATCATCTGATGGAAAAGTATGCTCCCGGCGGCTATCTGAAACTTTGGTTTCCCCACTCAAAGAACGCCCGGCAGTTGAAAGAGTTGCAGGCCATTATAGCGGATGAAGTGCGTCTAAGAAGCATTTTTCACCAAATGTTCGAAGAAGAGAAAAGATAA
- the mutS gene encoding DNA mismatch repair protein MutS, translating into MNEDIVLTPMMKQFLDLKAKHPDAVMLFRCGDFYETYSTDAIVAAEILGITLTKRANGKGKTIEMAGFPHHALDTYLPKLIRAGKRVAICDQLEDPKLTKKLVKRGITELVTPGVSINDNVLNYRENNFLAAVHFGKGACGVSFLDISTGEFLTAEGPFDYVDKLLNNFAPKEVLFERGRRGMFEGNFGSKFFTFELDDWVFTETTAREKLLKHFEVKNLKGFGVEHLKNGIIASGAVLQYLIMTQHTQIGHITSLARIEEDKYVRLDKFTVRSLELMGSMNDGGSSLLNVIDRTISPMGARLLKRWMVFPLKDVQPINERLNVVEYFFRKPDFKELIEEQLHLIGDLERIISKVAVGRVSPREVVALKVALQAVEPIKEACMDADNASLNHIGEQLNICRSIRDRIDKEVNNDPPLLINKGGVIKSGVNAGLDELRQIAYSGKDYLLQVQQRESELTGIPSLKIGYNNVFGYYIEVRNVHKDKVPQEWIRKQTLVNAERYITQELKEYEEKILGAEDKILVLETQLYTELVQSLSEFIPAIQINANQIARLDCLLSFATAARENNYIRPVISDDEVLEIHQGRHPVIEKQLPIGEKYIANDVMLDSSTQQIIIITGPNMAGKSALLRQTALITLMAQIGSFVPAESAHIGLVDKIFTRVGASDNISVGESTFMVEMNEAADILNNLSSRSLVLFDELGRGTSTYDGISIAWAIVEYIHEHPRAKARTLFATHYHELNEMEKSFKRIKNYNVSVKEIDNKVIFLRKLERGGSEHSFGIHVAKMAGMPKSIVKRAADILKQLETDNRQQGVSSKPMAEVGEMRGGMQLSFFQLDDPILCQIRDEILNLDVNNLTPLEALNKLNDIKRIVKGK; encoded by the coding sequence GTGAATGAAGATATTGTCCTTACCCCGATGATGAAGCAGTTCCTTGATTTGAAGGCAAAACATCCTGATGCCGTCATGCTGTTTCGTTGTGGTGACTTCTATGAGACTTATTCCACCGATGCCATTGTAGCTGCCGAGATATTGGGCATTACTTTGACGAAGCGTGCCAATGGCAAAGGGAAAACAATCGAAATGGCGGGATTTCCTCACCATGCGCTCGATACGTATCTGCCCAAACTGATACGTGCGGGTAAACGCGTAGCCATTTGTGACCAGCTGGAAGATCCGAAGCTCACCAAAAAGCTGGTGAAACGCGGCATCACCGAATTGGTGACTCCGGGTGTGTCCATCAACGACAATGTGCTGAACTACCGGGAGAATAACTTCCTTGCCGCCGTTCACTTCGGTAAGGGTGCCTGCGGAGTGTCATTCCTGGATATTTCCACCGGTGAGTTCCTGACAGCGGAAGGACCTTTCGATTACGTCGATAAGTTGTTGAATAATTTTGCCCCGAAAGAAGTGCTTTTTGAGCGTGGCCGCCGGGGAATGTTTGAAGGCAATTTCGGCAGCAAATTCTTTACGTTCGAGTTGGACGACTGGGTGTTTACGGAGACCACCGCCCGCGAGAAACTGCTGAAACACTTCGAAGTCAAGAACCTGAAAGGATTTGGGGTGGAACATCTCAAGAATGGCATCATTGCTTCGGGGGCTGTCTTGCAGTATCTCATTATGACGCAGCATACCCAGATAGGGCACATCACTTCGTTGGCCCGCATAGAGGAAGACAAGTACGTCCGTCTGGATAAGTTTACGGTGCGCAGTCTCGAATTGATGGGCAGCATGAACGACGGCGGCAGCAGTCTGTTGAATGTGATAGACAGGACTATCAGCCCGATGGGAGCCCGTTTGTTGAAGCGCTGGATGGTGTTTCCCCTGAAAGACGTACAGCCCATTAACGAACGGTTGAACGTAGTGGAATACTTCTTCCGCAAACCCGACTTCAAGGAGCTGATCGAAGAACAGCTGCATCTGATAGGAGATTTGGAACGCATCATTTCCAAAGTAGCCGTAGGGCGCGTTTCTCCGCGCGAAGTGGTTGCCCTGAAGGTGGCATTGCAGGCTGTTGAACCTATCAAGGAAGCCTGTATGGATGCAGATAATGCCAGTCTGAACCACATCGGCGAACAACTGAATATCTGCCGGTCCATTCGCGACCGCATTGACAAGGAGGTCAACAACGATCCTCCGTTGCTTATTAATAAAGGCGGCGTGATAAAATCGGGCGTGAATGCCGGGTTGGACGAGTTGCGCCAAATAGCCTATTCCGGCAAGGATTATCTCTTGCAGGTGCAGCAACGTGAAAGTGAACTGACGGGTATTCCCAGTCTGAAGATAGGGTATAATAATGTCTTTGGCTATTATATCGAAGTGCGCAATGTGCACAAGGATAAAGTGCCGCAGGAGTGGATCCGCAAGCAGACCTTGGTCAATGCCGAACGTTACATTACGCAGGAATTGAAAGAGTATGAAGAGAAAATACTCGGCGCTGAGGACAAGATTCTGGTGTTGGAAACGCAACTTTATACGGAGCTGGTGCAGTCTTTGAGCGAATTTATTCCTGCCATTCAGATTAATGCAAATCAGATAGCGCGTCTGGACTGTCTGCTTTCGTTTGCCACCGCCGCCCGCGAAAACAATTATATCCGTCCGGTAATTTCCGACGATGAGGTTTTGGAGATACATCAGGGACGCCATCCGGTCATTGAGAAGCAACTTCCCATAGGCGAGAAATACATAGCCAACGATGTGATGCTGGACAGCAGTACGCAACAGATAATCATCATCACCGGTCCTAATATGGCGGGTAAGTCTGCATTGCTCCGCCAAACCGCCTTGATCACGCTTATGGCGCAGATCGGCAGTTTCGTTCCGGCGGAAAGCGCACACATCGGTCTGGTGGACAAGATATTTACCCGCGTGGGTGCCAGCGACAACATTTCCGTAGGCGAATCTACGTTTATGGTGGAGATGAACGAGGCGGCGGACATCTTGAACAATCTCTCCTCCCGCAGTCTGGTGCTCTTTGATGAGTTGGGGCGCGGCACTTCCACTTACGACGGCATTTCCATTGCATGGGCCATTGTGGAATACATCCACGAACATCCTCGTGCCAAGGCCCGTACGCTGTTTGCCACGCACTATCACGAACTGAATGAAATGGAGAAGTCCTTCAAACGCATCAAGAACTATAATGTGTCGGTGAAGGAAATCGATAATAAAGTCATTTTCCTGCGTAAACTGGAACGGGGTGGCAGCGAACACTCTTTCGGTATTCATGTGGCTAAAATGGCGGGTATGCCCAAAAGTATCGTGAAACGTGCCGCTGACATTTTGAAGCAACTTGAGACGGACAACCGTCAACAGGGTGTATCAAGCAAACCTATGGCCGAAGTGGGAGAGATGCGTGGCGGCATGCAGCTCAGCTTCTTCCAGCTTGATGACCCGATACTGTGCCAAATACGTGATGAGATACTGAATCTGGACGTAAATAACCTGACGCCGCTTGAAGCGTTGAACAAGCTGAATGACATCAAGCGGATAGTAAAAGGGAAGTAG
- the ychF gene encoding redox-regulated ATPase YchF, with translation MALKAGIVGLPNVGKSTLFNCLSSAKAQAANFPFCTIDAQMGQVSVPDERLTKLAEIVHPGRIVPAVCDIVDIAGLVKGASKGEGLGNQFLGNIRECDAIIHVLRCFDNGNIVHVDGSVDPVRDKEIIDTELQLKDLDTVENRIKRVEKIAKVGGDKLAKVEYELLLRYKDALEQGQSARTVIPQNDDEEQCAKQMFLLTTKPVLYVCNVDDTSAASGNQYVEQVRQAIQGEDAQLIIISAQTEADIAELETYEEKQMFLEDLGLKESGCNRLIKAIYSLLNLETFITAGEMEVKAWTYRKGWKAPQCAGVIHTDFEKGFIRAEVIKYEDYIKYGSEAAVREAGKLGVEGKEYVVQDGDIMHFRFNV, from the coding sequence ATGGCATTAAAAGCAGGTATAGTGGGACTGCCCAACGTGGGGAAATCCACTCTTTTCAACTGTCTGTCCAGCGCAAAAGCACAGGCGGCAAACTTTCCTTTTTGTACTATCGACGCTCAAATGGGCCAAGTGTCCGTACCCGACGAACGACTGACCAAACTTGCCGAAATCGTTCATCCGGGGCGTATCGTGCCCGCCGTATGCGACATTGTCGATATTGCCGGACTGGTGAAAGGCGCCAGCAAAGGTGAAGGATTGGGTAATCAGTTCTTAGGCAACATCCGCGAGTGCGACGCCATTATTCATGTGTTGCGTTGTTTCGATAATGGCAATATCGTTCACGTGGACGGAAGCGTGGATCCTGTACGCGACAAGGAAATCATTGATACCGAACTCCAGCTCAAAGACCTCGATACAGTAGAAAACCGCATCAAGCGCGTGGAAAAAATAGCAAAAGTAGGTGGCGACAAATTGGCAAAAGTGGAATACGAACTCCTGCTCCGTTACAAAGATGCACTGGAACAGGGACAGAGCGCCCGCACCGTAATACCGCAAAACGATGATGAGGAGCAATGCGCCAAACAGATGTTCCTGCTTACCACCAAACCAGTACTTTACGTCTGCAACGTGGACGATACAAGCGCCGCAAGCGGCAATCAGTATGTGGAGCAAGTACGTCAGGCCATTCAGGGTGAAGATGCCCAACTCATCATAATCTCCGCCCAGACCGAAGCCGACATTGCCGAACTGGAAACTTACGAAGAGAAACAAATGTTCCTCGAAGACCTCGGCCTGAAAGAAAGTGGCTGCAACCGACTGATTAAAGCCATTTATAGCCTGCTGAACCTTGAAACCTTCATCACCGCCGGCGAAATGGAAGTAAAGGCATGGACCTACCGTAAAGGCTGGAAAGCTCCGCAATGCGCCGGTGTCATCCATACAGACTTTGAGAAAGGTTTCATCCGCGCCGAAGTCATCAAATACGAAGACTACATCAAGTATGGCAGCGAAGCCGCCGTACGCGAAGCCGGAAAACTGGGCGTGGAAGGCAAGGAATACGTAGTGCAGGACGGAGACATCATGCACTTCCGCTTCAACGTATAA
- the lgt gene encoding prolipoprotein diacylglyceryl transferase, translated as MNIPTLLSINWNPDPELFNLFGSIPIRYYGLLWVVGIALAYAIVHRQYHDRKIDEKTFEPLFFYCFFGILIGARLGHCLFYQPDYYLNHFWEMILPVKFLPDGGWKWTGYEGLASHGGTLGLIISLWMYCRKTKMHYMDVLDMIAVATPITACCIRLANLMNSEIIGMPTNVPWAFVFERVDMLPRHPAQLYEAIAYFIFFLGMVYLYKRGQKKQESKLETDFSTTKAKSTAVQAVASLPYHRGFFFGLCLTEIFVFRFFIEFLKEDQVDFEKTMALNMGQWLSVPFILIGIYFMCFYGKKTAGK; from the coding sequence ATGAATATACCAACTCTCCTCTCTATCAACTGGAATCCTGATCCGGAGCTGTTCAACCTTTTCGGAAGTATTCCAATCCGTTATTACGGCCTGTTATGGGTTGTCGGTATTGCTCTTGCCTATGCGATAGTACACCGTCAGTACCATGACCGGAAAATCGACGAAAAGACGTTCGAACCGCTGTTCTTTTATTGCTTCTTCGGCATCCTGATAGGGGCGAGATTAGGACACTGCCTGTTCTATCAGCCGGACTATTACCTGAACCACTTCTGGGAAATGATACTCCCCGTAAAGTTCCTGCCGGACGGCGGTTGGAAATGGACGGGATACGAAGGGCTTGCCAGTCATGGCGGCACGCTGGGATTGATTATCTCCCTCTGGATGTACTGCCGCAAGACAAAGATGCACTATATGGACGTACTGGACATGATAGCCGTTGCCACTCCTATCACCGCCTGCTGCATCCGCCTTGCCAACCTGATGAACTCCGAAATAATCGGTATGCCGACCAATGTCCCCTGGGCATTTGTATTCGAACGCGTAGATATGCTGCCCCGCCATCCGGCACAGCTCTACGAAGCAATAGCTTATTTTATCTTCTTCCTGGGCATGGTCTACCTGTACAAACGCGGACAGAAGAAGCAGGAAAGCAAACTTGAAACAGACTTCAGCACCACCAAGGCAAAGTCCACCGCAGTGCAAGCAGTAGCCTCCCTACCCTATCATCGCGGCTTCTTCTTCGGTCTCTGCCTGACGGAGATATTCGTCTTCCGCTTCTTCATCGAGTTCCTGAAAGAAGACCAAGTGGATTTTGAAAAGACAATGGCGCTGAATATGGGGCAATGGCTCAGTGTTCCGTTCATACTTATCGGAATTTACTTCATGTGTTTCTACGGCAAGAAAACGGCAGGAAAATAA
- a CDS encoding DMT family transporter, which yields MHTTKNYIYHLIAILTVGIWGLTFISTKVLIEHGLSPQEIFLLRFLMAYLGIWFISPRKLFADNWKDELWLLWGGVTGGSFYFFTENTALEITLATNVAFIVCTAPLLTTILSLLIYKKEKATAGLVGGSLLALVGVALVVYNGHFILKIPPLGDFLTLLAAFSWAFYSLIMKKMSGRYRTTFITRKIFFYGILTILPAFILHPWQFSLSGLWQPAVWMNLLFLGVLASLVCFVVWNIILKQLGTVRASNYIYLNPLFTLIGSAVLLDEQFTVMSLMGAMLILGGVYWAGKR from the coding sequence ATGCATACAACGAAGAACTATATTTATCATCTCATAGCCATTCTTACCGTAGGGATATGGGGACTGACGTTTATTTCTACAAAAGTATTGATAGAGCATGGACTTTCTCCGCAGGAGATATTTTTGCTTCGTTTTCTGATGGCTTATCTGGGAATTTGGTTTATCTCTCCGCGCAAACTGTTTGCCGATAATTGGAAAGATGAACTTTGGTTGCTGTGGGGCGGCGTTACGGGCGGTTCTTTCTACTTCTTTACGGAGAATACGGCATTGGAAATCACACTGGCCACCAATGTGGCTTTTATTGTTTGTACGGCTCCGCTGCTCACCACTATTTTGTCCTTGCTGATCTATAAAAAAGAAAAAGCCACCGCCGGACTGGTGGGCGGTTCCCTGCTGGCGCTGGTGGGGGTGGCGTTGGTGGTCTATAACGGCCATTTCATATTGAAGATTCCACCGCTTGGCGATTTCCTGACTCTTCTTGCCGCCTTCTCCTGGGCGTTCTACAGCCTGATAATGAAAAAAATGTCCGGGCGTTATCGTACGACTTTCATTACCCGCAAGATTTTCTTCTACGGAATACTGACTATTCTTCCCGCTTTTATCCTTCATCCCTGGCAATTTTCTCTTTCCGGACTTTGGCAGCCGGCGGTTTGGATGAACCTTCTTTTTCTGGGTGTACTTGCTTCTCTGGTTTGCTTTGTGGTGTGGAACATCATTTTGAAGCAATTGGGTACGGTGCGGGCTTCCAACTACATTTATTTGAATCCGCTTTTCACGCTGATAGGTTCCGCTGTCCTGCTGGACGAACAGTTCACCGTAATGTCACTCATGGGAGCCATGCTCATATTGGGCGGTGTGTATTGGGCGGGAAAGAGATAA
- a CDS encoding ketopantoate reductase family protein, with product MTNSNLKYLIAGTGGVGGSIAAFLALAGKNVTCIARGEHLAAIHEHGLRLHSDLKGEHTLKIPAYTTEEYTALASSSAHFKADVIFVCVKGYSVDSITELIKCAAHKDTVVIPILNVYGTGPRIQRLVPGVTVLDGCIYIVGFVSGKGEITQMGKIFRLVYGAHKNTIVPRETLEAVQHDLQESGIKAEISPDINRDTFVKWSFISAMAVTGAYYDVPMGEVQKPGRIRDTFIGLSQESAALGQKLGIEFKEDMVEYNLKVIDKLAPESTASMQKDMAKGHQSEVQGLLFDMITAAEEQGIEIPTYRMVAEKFK from the coding sequence ATGACAAACAGTAATCTGAAATACCTCATTGCAGGCACAGGCGGAGTAGGCGGAAGCATTGCCGCTTTCCTTGCATTGGCAGGAAAGAACGTTACTTGCATCGCACGCGGCGAGCATCTTGCCGCTATACATGAGCATGGTTTGCGGTTACACTCCGACTTGAAAGGTGAACATACACTGAAGATACCCGCTTATACCACAGAAGAATACACAGCCCTCGCTTCCTCATCAGCCCACTTCAAGGCAGATGTTATCTTTGTATGCGTCAAGGGCTATTCCGTAGACTCCATTACAGAATTAATCAAATGCGCCGCACATAAAGATACGGTGGTCATCCCCATTCTCAATGTCTACGGAACCGGTCCCCGCATCCAACGGCTGGTTCCCGGTGTAACGGTATTGGACGGTTGCATCTACATCGTAGGATTTGTTTCCGGCAAAGGAGAGATCACACAGATGGGAAAGATATTCCGCCTGGTCTACGGAGCACACAAAAACACGATTGTTCCTCGTGAAACATTGGAAGCCGTACAACATGACTTGCAGGAAAGCGGCATCAAAGCTGAGATATCTCCCGACATCAACCGGGATACTTTCGTAAAATGGTCTTTCATTTCGGCCATGGCAGTAACAGGCGCTTACTATGACGTGCCCATGGGTGAAGTGCAAAAACCCGGCAGGATACGCGACACCTTTATCGGACTTTCGCAGGAAAGCGCTGCATTGGGACAAAAGCTGGGCATTGAGTTCAAGGAAGATATGGTGGAATATAATCTCAAAGTAATCGACAAACTGGCTCCCGAAAGTACCGCTTCCATGCAAAAAGATATGGCAAAAGGACATCAAAGCGAAGTGCAGGGATTACTGTTCGATATGATTACGGCAGCCGAAGAACAGGGAATTGAGATTCCTACATACAGAATGGTAGCAGAGAAATTCAAATAA